From the genome of Methylocystis echinoides:
AACTCATTGCCGAAGCCGCTCATGTACCCTGTCATGTCAACCTGCCGGCTTCAGAACGCCGCGCCTCAGCTGATCCTCTTCGATCGACTCGAAGAGAGCGCGGAAATTGCCCTCTCCGAAGCCTTCGTCGCCCTTGCGTTGGATGAATTCGAAGAAGATCGGACCGACCACGGTCTTTGAAAATATCTGTAGCAACAGCCGCGGCTTGCCGCCGTCGCTCGCGCCGTCGATAAGAACGCCGAGGTCTTTCAGCCTGTCGACAGGCTCACCATTGCCAGGGAGGCGTTTCTCGATGGCGTCATAATAACTGTCGGGCGGCGCGGGCATGAAGTCGAGGCCGCGTTCGCGCAGCCTTCGGACAGTCGCGTAAATATCGCCGCAGGCGCAGGCGATGTGCTGGACGCCCTCGCCGTTATAGGCCTCGAGAAATTCCTCTATCTGGCTCGTCTCGTCGGCGCTTTCATTGATCGGAATACGAATTTTCCCGCACGGGCTCGTCATTGCCCGGGAATAGAGACCGGTGAATCGGCCTTCGATGTCGAAATAGCGGATTTGGCGGAAGTTGAAGAGGCGCGCATACCAGTCCGCGAGCGCGTCCATGCGGCCGCGCCGAACATTATGGGTCAAATGGTCGATCGTGGTGAGCCCCACGCCCTCCGGCCGCGGATCTGGCGCGCCTGTCCAACGGAAGTCGATATCCCAGATGGAGCCCTTCTCGCCATAGCGATCGACGAGATAGATCAGCGCGCCGCCCACGCCCTCGATCGCGGGGATATGCAATTCCATGGGGCCCGCGCGCGACGGAACGAGCCTCGCACCGAACTCTTCCGCACGGCGGAAAGCCACGCCCGAGTCTTTCACGCGGAAACCCAGGGCGCAAACCGAGGGCCCGTGCTCACGCGCGAATTGCGCCGCGAAACTGTCGGGCTCGGCGTTGAGGACATAGTTGATGTCGCCCTGCCGATAGAGCGTCACATCCTTCGAGCGGTGACGCGCAACAGCGGCGAAGCCCATGGTCCCAAAGAGGTCGGCGAGCCGCGCCGGCTCGGGATGCGCGAACTCGACAAACTCAAAGCCGTCCGTTCCCATCGGGTTGTCGAGCGACCCATGGGCGGCAGGGTCGGAAACAAGCGCCGTCATCGCCGATCTACCTTGTCGTTAGGCGGAAGATATTGCGGCCGAGCCCTGCGGGTAGCCCTATCTCAATCTTCAGCGCGCAAAACTTTTGCATCAGGAGGACTTCATGCTGCTTTACGATTATTTTCGTTCGTCGGCGGCCTACCGCGTTCGAATTGCGCTGGCGCTCAAGGGCGTCCCCGTCGAACGTCGCTTCGTGCATCTCCTGCGCGACGGCGGCGAACAGAAGCAGCCGGCGTATCTCGCGAAGAACCCGCAGGGCCTCGTGCCCGCGCTCGAGCTCGACGATGGGACGGTCCTGACCCAGTCGCTCGCCATTATCGATTATCTGGAAGCGCTCCAGCCCGAGCCGCGGCTCATTCCGGCAGACCCGATCCGCGCCGCCCGCGCGCGGGCGGCTGCGCTCGCCATCGCTTGCGACGCGCATCCGCTCGGCAATCTCCGCGTTGTCTCTTATCTCCAGCAGCAGCTCGGTCAGAGCGAGCGCGCCGTTCTCGATTGGCGCCGCCATTGGGCAAGTTTGGGGCTCGAGGCCGTCGAAGCCCTGATACGACCCGCGCCCTTCTGCTTCTGTGTGACGCCGACGATCGCCGACGTCTGTCTTGCCCCGCACGTTTTCTACGCAGAGCGTTTCGGCGTCAGTCTTGATCCCTACCCGAACATCCGCGCGGTCGCCGCCGTTTGCGCCGAGCACCCGGCCTTTCAGGCGGCGCATCCTGCCGCGCAGCCGGACGCCGCCGAGGCGGCGGCGGGACCTTGAAACGCTCAAGCGCTGGCAAATATAGCCGCTTGTGCCGCTCTGCGGCGTTTTGGAGCGCGCGCGATGCGCCACTTTACGCCTGTGATGGACTTCGATCTCGGCGAAACAGCGACTCTTCTGCGTCAGCAGGTCGAGAGTTTCGCCGCCAGGGAGATCGCGCCGCGCGCCGCGCAGATGGACGCGGCCAGCGCCTTTCCGAGCGATCTCTGGGCCAAGATGGGCGCGCTCGGATTGCTCGGCGTCACGGTCGCGGAAGAGTATGGCGGCGCAGGGCTCGGTTATCTCGAGCATGTCATTGTGATGGAGGAACTGAGCCGCGCCTCCGCTTCGGTCGGCCTTTCTTACGGCGCACATTCCAATCTCTGCGTCAATCAGATCCACCGTAACGGCGCGCCTGAACAGAAGCGCCGTTATCTCCCGAAGCTCGTTTCCGGAGAACATGTCGGCGCGCTGGCGATGTCCGAGCCGGGGGCTGGGTCGGATGTGACCAGCATGCGACTTACGGCGCAGAAGCGCGGGAACGCCTATGTTCTCAACGGCGCGAAAATGTGGATCACCAATGGACCGGACGCTGACGTCGTCATCGTCTACGCCAAGACGGACCCACAGGCGGGCGCGCATGGCATTACGGCCTTCCTTGTCGAGCGCGGCTTTCCGGGCTTTCGAGCGGGCGCAAAGCTCGACAAGCTCGGCATGCGCGGCTCCAATACGAGCGAACTCGTTTTCGAAGACTGTGTCGTTCCCGCGGAGAACGTCCTCGGACAGCCGGAGCTCGGCGTGGCCGTTCTGATGAGCGGCCTCGATTACGAACGGGCCGTGCTCGCCGGCGGTCCGATCGGGATCATGCGCGCCTGCATGGATGTCGTTTTGCCCTATGTCCACGACCGCAAGCAGTTCGGCCGACCTATCGGCGAATTCGAACTGATGCAGGGCAAGCTCGCGGACATGTATACGGCGCTGAACGCCGCACGGGCTTATGTCTATGCCGTGGCCAGGGCCTGCGATCAGGGACGAAGCACGCGCAAGGACGCCGCCGCGGCCATCCTATTCGCAGCCGAACGCGCGACATGGATGGCCCTCGAGGCGATCCAGTGCCTCGGCGGCAATGGTTACACCAACGACTATCCGGCAGGGCGGCTGCTGCGCGACGCCAAGCTCTATGAGATCGGCGCCGGCACGAGCGAAATCAGACGGATGCTGATCGGGCGAGAGCTTTTCATGGAGACCCGTTAGTTTTGTGTGAGGATGAATGACGATTTTGGAATCGTCGGTTGACGCGCACGCCGTAGCCTTCGGCCAGAACAGCGAGGCGATGCAGGCGCTTGTCGACAATTTGCGCGAGACGTCGGCCGCCGTTCGCCAGGGCGGTGGAGAAACCGCGCGGGCGCGCCATCTGTCGCGCGGCAAGATGCTGGCCCGTGAGCGCATCGAGGCGCTCGTCGACCCGCTCTCGCCTTTCCTGGAGATTGGGCATTTCGCCGCGCATGGAATGTACGACGGGGCCCTTGCTTCCGCTGGCGTCGTCGCTGGCGTCGGCCGGATCCATGGCCGCGCGTGCATGATCGTCGCCAATGACGCGACTGTGAAGGGCGGCGTCTACTTTCCGATGACCGTGAAAAAGCATCTGCGCGCGCAGGAAATCGCCGCGCAGAATCGCCTCCCTTGCATCTATCTCGTAGATTCCGGCGGCGCCAACCTCCCGACTCAGGACGAAGTGTTTCCGGACCGGGATCATTTCGGTCGCATCTTCTATAATCAGGCAAAGATGTCCGCCGACGGCGTCGCTCAAATTGCCGTCGTTATGGGTTCCTGCACGGCGGGCGGCGCCTATGTGCCGGCGATGTGCGACGAAACGATTATCGTTCGCAATCAAGGAACGATCTTTCTCGCCGGTCCGCCCCTCGTGGAAGCGGCGACGGGCGAGCGCGTATCGGCGGAAGAGCTTGGCGGCGCGCAAGTTCATTGCGCGAATTCCGGCGTGGCGGACCATATGGCGGAGAATGACGCCCATGCGCTGGCGCTTGCGCGAGACGCCGTCGGCCGTCTTGCGCTTCCCCGCACGCGCAACGTCGCGGCGAGAGAGCCTGTTGCGCCGCTGTTCGCAGAAACAGAACTTTATGGGATCATTCCCGTTGATCTGCGTAAGCAGTTCGACGTCCGCGAGATCATCGCGCGGCTCGTCGACGCCAGCGATTTCCACGAATTCAAAGCGCTCTACGGGCAGACGCTGGTGACCGGCTTTGCGCGGATCTGGGGCCATGAAGTGGGAATTATCGCCAATAACGGCGTCATCTTCCCCGAAAGCGCCTTGAAGGCCGCACATTTCATAGAGCTTTGCGCCCAGCGCGAGAAGCCGATTGTGTTTTTGCAGAATACGACCGGCTTTATGGTTGGCAAGAAATATGAGGCGCAAGGCGTCGCCAAGGAGGGCGCAAAGATGGTGACGGCGGTGGCCACCGCCGCGGTGCCAAAGTTCACTGTTGTGATCGGTGGAAGTTTCGGCGCCGGAAACTACGCCATGTGCGGGCGCGCCTATTCGCCGCGTTTCCTGTGGATGTGGCCGAACGCCCGGATCAGCGTCATGGGCGGAGAGCAGGCGGCGACGGTGCTGACCCGGGTGCGCGCAAGCGCGATTGCGGCGCGGGGACAATCCTGGTCTGCGGAAGAGGAGCAGGCTTTCGCCGCCGAGATGCGCGCGCAATATGACCGGCAGGGAAGCGCTCTTTATTCGAGCGCGCGGCTCTGGGACGATGGAGTCATCGACCCGCTGGATACGCGCCGCACGCTGGCGCTCGCCATATCTACAAGCCTCAATGCGCCTGTCGAACAGACGCGCTTCGGCCTCTTTCGCATGTGAGGGCGCGATGGATCTGATGGAATTCCGGGACGAGCGCGGCGTGGTGACGCTGACCCTGAACCGCCCTCATAAGCGCAACGCCTTCGACGCCGCGCTGGTTGCATTGTTGACCAAAACTTTGTGTCGCCTGGATGCGGACGCCGACGCGCGTCTCGTCATTTTGACCGGGGCGGGGGAGAATTTCTGCGCGGGCGGCGACATCGACTGGATGCGCGAAGCGGCGAGCGCGGCGCCGGAAAGCAATGAGCGCGACGCATTAGGGCTCGGCGCCATGTTCGAGGCGCTCGACACGATCTCAAAGCCAACAATGGCGCTTGTTCAGGGCGCGGCGTTCGGCGGCGGCGTCGGGCTCGTCGCCTGCTGCGATATCGCCATTGCCGCGAGAAGCGCGAAATTCTGCCTCAGCGAGGTCAGGCTGGGACTCATTCCCGCAGTGGTCGGACCCTATGTCGTCAAGGCCGTGGGCGCACGCCGCGCCAGGGCTCTGTTTCTCTCGGCCGAAATCGTCGGCGCGGATTGCGCGTTGCAAATCGGGCTCGTTCACGAGGTCGCGGCCAACGGCGGGTTGACCGCCGTGCGCGATCGTCTCGTCGAGGCGCTTCTTCTCGGGGCGCCCGGCGCGCAGGCGCAGGCCAAGCGCCTCGTCGCGCTATGTGAAGAGCGGAAGATCGACGCGGCGCTGATAAAGGAAACTGCGCGTCTTCTCGCCGAGCGCCGCGCGTCTGCCGAAGGCGCCGCGGGGCTGAACGGGTTTCTGGAAAAGCGCCCGCCGGACTGGCGATCGCTGCGGACCTCCTGACATGTTCCGCAAGGTCCTTATTGCGAACCGTGGCGAGATCGCCTGCCGGATCATCCGAACGGCAAAGAGGATGGGCGTCAAGACCGTTGCGGTTTATTCGGAGGCCGATCGAGACGCCCTGCATGTGCGACTAGCCGACGAAGCCTTTGCGATCGGGGCGGCCCCACCGTCGGAGAGTTATCTTTCGATTGACCGGCTGCTCGAGGCTGCACGGCGGAGCGGCGCCGAAGCGATCCATCCAGGCTATGGATTCCTCTCTGAAGCCGCCGAGTTCTCGGCAAGATGCGCAGAAGCTGGCCTTGTATTTATCGGGCCGTCGGCCGACGCGATGCGCTTGGTCGGGAGTAAGTCGGGCGCCAAGAAACTCGTGGGGCAGATTGGCGTTCCAACGCTTGCTGGCTTCCATGGCGACGCGCAGGATGCGCAGACTTTTCTGAGCGCCGCCGAGCACGTCGGTTTTCCAGTCGTCGTCAAGGCCTCAGCCGGAGGCGGCGGCCGCGGAATGCGGCTTGTTTGGAACGCAGACGAGCTGCCGCTTGCAATGGAAAGCGCCTCGCGCGAGGCGTTGCTCGCCTTTGGCGACGGTCGCTTGCTGATCGAAAAATATCTCGACCGCCCTCGGCATGTCGAGGTGCAACTGATCGCCGACGGCTTCGGAAACGTCGTCACCTTCCCGGAGCGGGATTGCTCGCTTCAGCGAAATCATCAAAAGCTCGTCGAAGAGACGCCGGCGCCGGACTTCTCGCCTGACTTGCGACGCGACCTGCGCATGGCGGCGGCGGAGATCGCGCGCGCTTCTGGCTATGCAAACGCCGGCACAGTCGAGTTCCTGGTGAAGGACGGCGTCTTCTACTTCCTGGAAGTCAACGCGCGCTTGCAGGTCGAGCATCCTGTAACCGAGATGATCGCTGGGGTCGATCTTGTCGAGTGGCAGTTCCGCGTCGCCGCTGGCGAAGCGCTTCCAATGACACAGGATGAGATCGGCATGCGCGGATCGTCGATAGAGGCGCGCATCTGCGCGGAGGATCCCGCGGAAAATTTCCGTCCGTCCTCGGGATTGCTCTTACATCTCGCCTTCCCGCCGGAGAGCCGGTCGCTGCGAGTCGAGACAGGCGTCAGGACGGGCGACGAGATCCCGCCTTACTACGACTCTCTTATCGCCAAGCTTATCGTCTGGGACGAGGCGCGGGAGGGCGCCGTGCGGAAGATGCAACGCGCGCTTGAAGAGGTGGCGCTCGTCGGCGTCGCCTCCAATCTCGACTTCCTGCGCAATATCGTCTCTGATCCGCATTTCGTATGCGGCCAGCTGGACACGCGACTCGTGCAAACGATAGCGAGGACAACGCCGCCTGCGGACAAGGACATGAAGCGATGGCTTCTCGCAGCGGCGGTTTCCGCCTGGCGTGCGCAGGCGTCTCAAAAAGCGCGGGCGACTGCGGCGGAGCTCGGAGAGCAGTGGTCGCCATGGACGACGTCCGACGCCTGGCGACTGGCGGGGCGTCATGAAATGCAGCTTGCCTTCCGTCACGACGGAGAGCTTCTGTCGTGTCGCATGGGTCTTCTCGACCCTCGTCGGTTCTGGATGGAGGCCTCGGGCCGGCGCTCGGTCGTGTCGGCGGAAGTCGAAGAACACAGGCTCGCGCTCTGCGTCGATGACGAACGGCGGGAGTTTTCGCTCATTCGCCGGCCGATCGGCTTTGTCATCATCGACAAAGGACGCAATTTCGCATTCGAATGGATTGATCCGCTCGCGCCGCCACCGCGGACCGCGGACAAGGAAAGGAGCTTTCTCGCCCCTCTGCCGGCCCGCGTCACGCGGATCTTCGTGAAGGGCGGCGAGCGCGTGATAAAAGGGGCGCCGATCCTTTTGCTGGAGGCCATGAAGATGGAAATCCCCATGAATGCGCCCCACAATGGCGTCATCGAGAGAGTGCTTTGCAGCGAGGGCCAATCCGTGCGTGAAGGAGAAAGGCTCGTCGCAATGGCGGAGGGGGCATGACGATTCCGCAACGCGTTCGCTTGGTCGAAGTCGGACCGCGAGACGGCTTGCAGAATGAGGCGGTTGCGGCGCCTGTCGCAGTGCGCGTGCGGTTGATCGAAATGCTGGCGGAAGCCGGACTACAAAATATCGAAGCCGGGAGCTTCGTTCCCGAAAAGCTCATCCCGCAAATGGCGCAAACCGGGGCGGTTCTCGCGGCCCTAAAGCCGCACGTCCGCGCGCGCATTTCCGTTCTTGCGCCCAACTCGCGCGGCTTCACAGACGCAGTCGCGGCAGGCGCAAAGGAGATCGCGATATTGACCGCTGCTTCCGAGAGTTTTTCCCAACGGAACATGAATTGTGGGATTGCTGAAAGCCTCGAGCGCGCCCGCGCGCTGGCCTCCGCAGCGCGTATTTCGGACATTCGCCTGCGCGGCTACATTTCCTGCGTCCTCGGTTGTCCGTTCGAGGGACATGTCGAGGCCGAACGCGTGGCGGAGATCGCGGTTGAACTGCACAGACTGGGATGCGACGAGATTTCGCTTGGCGATACGATTGGCGTGGGAACGCCGCTCGCGGCGCGCGGACTTGTGGAGCGCGTCGCGAAAGACGTTCCCTTGCCGCGGCTCGCGGGGCATTTTCACGACACCTACGGTCAGGCTCTGGCGAATGTCTTCGCTTGTCTGGAGACTGGTCTCGCCGTCTTCGATTGCTCGGTCGCGGGGCTCGGGGGTTGTCCCTTTGCGCCAGGCGCCACTGGCAATGTCTCGACTGAGGATGTCGTTTACATGCTGAATGGTTGCGGGGTCGAGACAGGCGTCGACCTCGACCGTTTGCTGGACGCGGGCGACTTCATCTGCAAGTTTCTGGGTCAGCCGCCGCGGGGCAGGGTTGCGCTCGCGCGTGCGGCGCGGGAAGGCGCTTTGCGCGCCTGTGTCCCAGGGCAACGATAGGGGACGTCATGTCGGTCTGCTCGAATGCCGGGTTGAGCGAGGAGCAAATCGCCATTCGAGACATGGCGAGCAAATTCTCGCGCGAAGCGCTTGCTCCTCATGCCCTCGATTGGGACAGGGACAAAATCTTTCCTGTCGACACCCTCCGCTCGGCCGCGGCCCTCGGCATGGCGGCGATCTACGTTGGAGAAGAGCTTGGAGGCTCAGGGCTATCCCGCGTCGATGCTGCATTGATCTTCGAGGCGCTGGCGACCGGATGTCCGACGGTCGCCGCTTATCTCTCGATTCACAATATGTGCGGCTGGATGATCGGCGCGTTCGGGTCAAAGACTCAACAGCAGCGCTGGCTGCCGGACCTCGTCACGATGGAAAGGCTGACGAGTTATTGCCTCACCGAGCCCGGCTGCGGCTCCGACGCCGCCGCGTTGCGCACGCGCGCGGCGAGGCGCGGCGACTGCTTTTATTTGACCGGTCAGAAGCAGTTCATATCCGGCGCCGGCGCCGGCGGCGACGCGCATCTCTACATCGTCATGGCGCGGACGGGCGAAAGCGGCGCGGGCGGGATTTCGGCCTTTCTCGTGGAGGGCGCCGCCAGGGGCGTCGCGTTTGGCGCCAATGAGAGAAAAATGGGCTGGAACGCCCAGCCCACGCGCACGGTGACCTTCGACGACTGCGAGGTGCCGGCCGAGAATCTCCTCGGGAGGGAAGGCGAGGGGTTCAAGATCGCGATGGCCGCGCTCGACGGAGGCAGGCTCAACATAGGGGCCTGTTCGCTTGGCGGCGCCGCGCGAGCGCTGGAGGCGGCGCTTGACTATGTGCGCGAACGCCAGGCCTTCGGCCGCGCGCTCGCTGAATATCAGGCCCTGCAATTCCGCCTGGCTGATATGGCGACCGAATTGGAGGCGGCGCGCGCCTTGCTTTGGCGCGCCGCCGCCGCCTTGGATCGAGGCGAACAGGATGCAACGCGACTCTGCGCCATGGCGAAGCGCATCGCGACCGATACAGGCTTTTCCATCGTCGACAATGCGCTCCAACTCTTCGGCGGCTACGGCTATCTCTCCGACTATGGAATCGAGAAGCTTCTGAGGGACCTGCGCGTGCATCGGATTCTCGAGGGCACGAATGAAATCATGCGCGTCATCGTCGCCCGTGAACTCCTCAAGGATCAGAGAGCATGATCGAGGAAGAAGAGCTTCTCGTTTCTCGCGTTGGGCGGCTTGGATGCATTCGGCTCAACCGACCGAAAGCGCTGAACAGCCTGACGCTCGACATGGTGCGGCGCTTCACGCGGGCGCTGGAAGAGTTTGCGGCCGATCCGGAGATCGCCGCGGTTCTGGCGACCGGAGAGGGGGAGCGCGGGCTTTGTGCAGGCGGAGACATTCGCACGCTTTATCGAATGCGCGATGGGGACAAGAGCTATTACAGGACCTTCTGGCGCGAGGAGTACCAACTCAACGCTCTCATTGCGTCTTTCGGCAAGCCCTACGTCGTGCTCATGGATGGACTCGTGATGGGCGGCGGCGTTGGGGTGTCGGCGCATGGCGATTGCCGCGTCGTCACCGAGCGAACACGGCTTGCGATGCCCGAGACCGCCATTGGCTTCATTCCAGACGTGGGGGGCACCTGGCTGCTCTCACGCGCGAAAGGCCCTGGCGTCTATATGGCGCTTTCGGGCGCGACCGTGACAGGCGCCGACGCTCTGAGCCTTGGTTTGGCTGATGTCTGGATCGATTCGCGCCGTCTCCCGGAGCTCGTCGAGCGTCTGTGCGCCATCGACGTTGCGGCGGACGTCGCTGCAATTCTTGGCGGTCTTCATCATTCGCCGGGGCCAGGCCAGCTCGAGCAGTACAGAAGGGAACTTGATGAAGCCGCAGACGTCGGCGACGTTGAAGAGATGCTGCAGAGGCTCGACGCGAGCGGCTCGGCGTTCCTGCGCTCGGCCGCGACAGAGATAAGAAAGAATTCGCCCACGAGCCTGAAGGTGACGCATGCCCTGTTGCAGCGCGCATCGCGCGAGAGTTGCCTGGAGGCGTGCCTCGTCAACGAATATCGCGCGGCCTGTCGCCTCTTGGAAGGCCATGATCTCTATGAGGGCATTCGCGCCGCGATCATCGATAAGGATCGGTCGCCAAAATGGTCGCCGGCGACGCTCGAGGAGGTCTCCCAGACTGCGGTCGCGGAGATTCTCGCCGGCGACGGGTCGCCCGAGCCCGCGTTCCCCGGATCGGGATAGCTGCTTTTCCTCTCTCACCGCTGCGCCAGTTAGTGAATCAGAATTCATTTCAAAAGGGCGCCCCCATGCAAGACCAAGTGGTGATCGTCGGCGCCGCGCGGACCCCGATCGGCGCATTTCTGGGCGAAATGAAAGAGATGTCGGCTCCGTCATTGGGCGCATGGGCGATAGAGGCCGCGGTGGCGCAAAGCGGCGTGCCTGTCGACAATGTCGACGAATGCATCATGGGCTGTGTGTTGAGCGCCGGTCTCGGCCAGGCGCCGGCGCGTCAGGCGGCGCTCCGCGGCGGCTTGAGCGAGGCGACCGGCTGCGTCACGGTCAATAAAATGTGCGGCTCCGGCATGAAGGCCCTTATGGACGCGCATGACCGCCTGCGCGCCGAGACGTCGGGCGTGGTCGTTGCGGGGGGAATGGAGAGCATGAGCAATGCGCCTTATCTCCTGGACCGCGCGCGGGCGGGCTATCGCCTCGGTCATGGGCGCATCGTCGACCACATGTTTTTAGACGGTCTCGAGGACGCCTATGAGCACGGTCGCTTGATGGGATCCTTTGCGGAGGATTGCGCCGAAGCCTACCAGTTCACGCGCGACCGGCAGGATGAATTCGCCCTCGAGTCGCTACGGCGCGCACAGCAAGCGACGCAGGACGGAAGTTTCGCAGCCGAGATCGTTCCCGTGAAGGTAAAGCAAGGAAAAGAAGAACGTCTTGCCTCCGCGGACGAGCTTCCGCGCAAGGCGAAGGCGGAAGCTATTCCGAGGCTGCGTCCGGCATTCCGTGAAGACGGGACGCTCACCGCGGCCAATTCGAGCGCCATTTCCGACGGCGCGGCCGCCCTCGTGGTGGCGACCCTCTCGAAGGCTGAGGCGCTCGGCTCGCAACCGCTCGCGAGGATCGTCGGCCATGCGACGCACGCCGCCGCCCCCGCAAAATTTTCGACCGCCCCGATCGCCGCCATCAACAAGCTGATGGAAAAGGTCGGCTGGGAACTAACGGATGTTGACCTGTTCGAAATCAACGAGGCCTTCGCCGTCGTTGTTTTGGCCGCGGAGCGGGAGCTTTCGCTTCCGCACGAAAAGGTGAATATCCACGGCGGCGCTTGCGCCCTTGGCCATCCAATTGGCGCATCCGGAGCCCGCATCGTCGTGACGTTGCTCTCCGCGCTCAGGAAACACGACCTCAAACGCGGCGTCGCATCGCTTTGCATCGGCGGCGGGGAAGCGACGGCGATCGCCGTAGAGCGTCTCGATTAGCGCCAGCGTCTCAACTGCATGATCTTTTGCAGCCGGTCGGTCGCCAACGTCATGGCGGCGTCGAGAGGCGAAACCTTCATATCGCGGGCGCGCTCGAGGGTCAGGCGCGTATTGCCGCCCACTTTCTCCTCGATTGCCGCGAACGCGGTGGCTTTGACGCCGCCGTCATATTCCACAGCGGCCGTGATGACGCCCCCGGCGTTGGCGATGAAATCCGGGACGCTGATGATCCCGCGCTCGAACATGTAGCGTTCAGCTTCCGGCGTAACCGGGACATTCGCGCCCTGGACCACTAACCTGCAATTCAATCGTTCGACATTGTCCGCGCGCAAGGCGTCTGGTCTTGCCGCCGGTATCCAAATATCGCATGGCACGGCGACGAGCGCCTCATTGGGGAGGACGCGCCCATAAGGGTATTCAACGACGCTTTTTCCAGCTCTCTTGAGCCGCGCAAGCGCCTCTATGTCGAGCCCCTCGGGATTTGCAATAGCGCCGGAAATATCGGCGACGCCGACGAGTCGGGCGCCCCTGCGTTCGAGAAAGCGCGCCGTGTGCTCCCCGACTGCGCCAAAGCCTTGCAGCACAATTCTCGCGCCATCAAGCGACAGCCCGGCGAAAGGCGCAGCGACCTCTGCGGCGATAGCGACGCCGAAGCCGGTCGCGCCGATCTGGTCGAGCGGGATGCCGCCAATTTCCGCCGGCAATCCAACGGCGCGGCCGATTTCGTCGTGGACGTAGCCCATCGCCGTTTCGTCCGTGCCCATGTCGGGGCCTGGAATATAATCGTGAAGCGGCGCAATCGCCGTCGCGAAGGCGCGGATCAATTGCTCCTTTTGTTCCGCCGGCATTCCGGGTTCGCCAAAGATCACGGACTTGGCGCCGCCATGACGCAGTCCGCAGGTGGCGTTCTTCAAAGTCATGGCGCGCGCCAGCCGGAAGCATTCGACGGCGCTCACGTCAGGCGCCATACGCGTTCCGCCGATCGCGGGTCCTGCGGCTGTGTTGTCGATGACGACGATTGCGCGAAGGCCGACCGAGTGGGTCCGCAGATAGACGATTTTCTCGGGGCCGATGTCGTCGCCAAAAGCGAGTGGGTCAGAGGAAGTCAGAGCGACCATGAGAGCTACGTTGGACGCGCTCGCGTTCTTTCAAGTCTCTCTGCAGCCAGATTGCCGCCCGTTCGGGGCTTAAGCGCGCGTGGCTTAATTTAGGTTCGCCCGCGTGACTTCCGGTAACGGCGCGCTACCTGCCAACTGCCTCGCTACGCTGATGACGCGTCCGCATGCGGCGGGACCGCGGAGTATCTCCATGGGATTGCACACCATCATCGACTCAAGGATTGATCTGATCCGCTTTCTCACCCCGGACGGCGAGCTTTGCGAGAACACGCCATTGCCGGTGAGCGACGAGGCCTTGCTGCACTTTTACCGCGCCATGACCCGCACGCGCGCTTTCGACGGAAAAGCGATCGCGCTGCAGCGGACGGGGCAGCTCGGAACCTTTGCCTCGGCGCTTGGCCAGGAAGCAGTCGGCGTGGGCGTGGCGTGCGCCATGGAGGCG
Proteins encoded in this window:
- a CDS encoding Glu/Leu/Phe/Val dehydrogenase, encoding MVALTSSDPLAFGDDIGPEKIVYLRTHSVGLRAIVVIDNTAAGPAIGGTRMAPDVSAVECFRLARAMTLKNATCGLRHGGAKSVIFGEPGMPAEQKEQLIRAFATAIAPLHDYIPGPDMGTDETAMGYVHDEIGRAVGLPAEIGGIPLDQIGATGFGVAIAAEVAAPFAGLSLDGARIVLQGFGAVGEHTARFLERRGARLVGVADISGAIANPEGLDIEALARLKRAGKSVVEYPYGRVLPNEALVAVPCDIWIPAARPDALRADNVERLNCRLVVQGANVPVTPEAERYMFERGIISVPDFIANAGGVITAAVEYDGGVKATAFAAIEEKVGGNTRLTLERARDMKVSPLDAAMTLATDRLQKIMQLRRWR